A stretch of bacterium DNA encodes these proteins:
- a CDS encoding GxxExxY protein has translation MCTVFLFWGQCLPLSYFPTLLLPTFRRIPHFTDPLPYMKLANIKVGLLINFNVERLKKG, from the coding sequence ATGTGCACGGTATTCCTCTTCTGGGGGCAATGTCTCCCCCTTTCCTACTTTCCTACTCTCCTACTTCCTACTTTCAGGAGAATCCCCCATTTCACTGACCCATTACCATATATGAAATTGGCAAATATCAAGGTTGGTCTATTGATAAATTTCAATGTGGAAAGATTGAAAAAAGGGTAA